In a genomic window of Streptomyces sp. NBC_01142:
- a CDS encoding helix-turn-helix domain-containing protein has product MGPGTVAVAVVTEDTGLSLWELYELSIACTVFGIPHPDLADPWYELRLCGTGTPSSAAGAPSSGTGLPSAGPAFSLRTDHGLDALVGADTVIVPSVPDACVEGGKDVPAELVDALRAAACSGARMVSLCTGAFALAAAGLLDGRRATAHWGHTRELAARHPEVIVDDSVLYTDEGNVLTSAGATAALDLCLHLVRQDLGAQVANQLARRLVVPAHRTGGQAQFIELPVPAADDDSLGPVLQWATEQLHRPLTVDDMARRARMSPRTFFRRLQAATGTTPLQWLLNQRLARAQSLLETTELPVEQIGERSGLGSAANLRRHFTRTLGVSPAHYRQAFKPSEPPG; this is encoded by the coding sequence ATGGGTCCAGGAACCGTCGCCGTGGCCGTTGTCACCGAGGACACGGGCCTGTCCCTGTGGGAGCTGTACGAGCTCTCCATCGCCTGCACGGTGTTCGGCATCCCGCACCCGGACCTCGCCGACCCCTGGTACGAGCTGAGGCTCTGCGGCACCGGCACGCCCTCGTCCGCCGCCGGTGCGCCCTCGTCCGGGACCGGCCTCCCCTCGGCGGGCCCCGCCTTCTCACTCCGTACGGATCATGGCCTCGACGCCCTCGTCGGCGCGGACACCGTGATCGTGCCCTCCGTGCCGGACGCCTGCGTCGAGGGCGGCAAGGACGTGCCGGCCGAGCTCGTCGACGCCCTGCGCGCGGCCGCCTGCTCGGGTGCCCGCATGGTCTCCCTGTGCACCGGCGCCTTCGCGCTCGCCGCGGCCGGACTCCTCGACGGCCGCCGCGCCACCGCCCACTGGGGGCACACCCGTGAACTCGCGGCCCGCCACCCCGAGGTGATCGTCGACGACTCCGTGCTCTACACCGACGAGGGGAACGTCCTGACCAGCGCGGGCGCCACCGCCGCCCTCGACCTCTGTCTGCATCTGGTCCGCCAGGATCTCGGCGCCCAGGTCGCCAACCAGCTGGCCCGCAGGCTCGTCGTCCCCGCGCATCGCACCGGCGGACAGGCCCAGTTCATCGAGCTGCCCGTGCCCGCGGCCGACGACGACAGCCTGGGGCCCGTGCTCCAGTGGGCGACCGAGCAGCTGCACCGGCCACTGACCGTCGATGACATGGCACGCCGGGCCCGGATGAGCCCGCGCACCTTCTTCCGCCGGCTGCAGGCCGCGACCGGCACCACACCGCTCCAGTGGCTGCTGAACCAGCGTCTGGCACGCGCGCAGTCGCTGCTGGAGACCACCGAGCTGCCCGTGGAACAGATCGGGGAACGCAGCGGGCTGGGCAGCGCG